The nucleotide window CTTTAAGGTGCGATTTTCCAGCTAAAGATACACAATGATGGGAGAAAGGaaaattaaaaagcattagatcACAGAAGAGAAGGAAAGTTAAAAATACATTTACAATGTTGAAATTGTTATCTGCAGATATTGGGGTGATGAGTGGTGCTGTGCTCTACATCAAGGACAACCTCAAGATCTCATCAACACAAGTGGAGATCTTGGTGGGTTGCCTAAATGTATGTTCACTTATTGGATCACTTGCATCGGGTAGAACTTCTGACTACATTGGCAGACGTTATACCATTGTTCTGGCTGCAGCCACGTTCCTTGTTGGTGCACTTTTAATGGGACTGGCACCATCTTTCATATTTCTAATGGCTGGAAGGGTAGTTGCTGGCATTGGTGTTGGCTACTCCCTAATGATCGCTCCAGTCTATACTGCAGAGCTCTCCCCAGCCACGACTCGAGGCTTCCTATCCTCCCTCCCTGAAGTCTTCATTAATATTGGAATTCTACTCGGTTATGTCTCCAACTATGCTCTATCGAGTCTTCCTGAGAACATGAACTGGAGACTAATGCTAGGACTTGCAGCTTTGCCAGCTATAATTGTTGCTTTTTGTGTCCTGGTGATGCCTGAGTCCCCTCGTTGGCTTGTCATGAAAGGCCGGTTTGGTGATGCAAAGCAAGTCTTGATAAAAACTTCAGACTCAAAGGAGGAAGCAGAATTGAGATTAGCTGAAATGATAAAAGCTGCCAAGGACTTGACCCCAGGAGCTGCTTCAAGCAATTGGCGTGGGCAGGGTGCTTGGAGAGAGTTATTGTGTAGACCTTCTCGCCCCATTCGCCGTATTCTCATTGCTGCAATTGgagttaacttcttcatgcaggCTTCAGGTAATGATGCTGTTGTGTATTACAGCCCTGAAGTGTTCAAGGACGCTGGAATCCAGAGCACGCGACAGCTTGTAGGGGTTACAGTGATCATGGGAATAGCCAAAACATTCTTTGTTTTGGTTTCAGCTCTTTTCTTGGACCGGTTTGGGAGGAGGCCCCTCTTGTTGTTGGGATCAACTGGGATGGCTGCTTCATTGGCTGCCCTGGGTGTGGGCTCAATGTATCTCGAGCAGTCAGCTGACAAGCCCGTGTGGGCCATTGCATTGTGTATAGTGGCAGTATGTGCTGATGTATCCTTCTTTTCAATTGGGCTTGGTCCAGTCACTTGGGTGTACTCGTCAGAGATATTTCCTATGAGATTAAGGGCCCAAGGTTCAAGCTTGGCAATATCAGTCAACAGGTTGGTTAGTGGGATTGTTGCCATGACATTTCTAAGCATTTCCAAGCTAATCTCATTTGGAGGAATGTTCTTCTCACTAGCAGGAATTATGGTAGTGGGTAcagttttcttttatttcttcttgCCTGAAACTAAAGGCAAGACCTTGGAAGAGATTGGGGTTCTCTTTGAAGATAAAATCTCTGAGAATCAAATACACTTTGTTTCTTAACTAAAAAATGCATGCATTTTCAATTCCTTTTGCCTTGCAAACTTGGAAAATAAAAAGCCTAAAACTTGAGGGGACTTATATGAGTTGGAATTTGAATAAGCTGGTCAGGTCAGGAATTGTTTTTGCCTTTGTATGAAATGATAGGTATGGGAGATCAGTAAACTGTGGGAGAATAGTCCATTCTATAAATTGGAAT belongs to Hevea brasiliensis isolate MT/VB/25A 57/8 chromosome 4, ASM3005281v1, whole genome shotgun sequence and includes:
- the LOC110649837 gene encoding polyol transporter 5 — protein: MHFSSTLESDEDGNYHPLLDSESSHLETGLKNERRNNVWHKDAAIGGSQKHKEAQGVSAHRKIHINKYAFGGAILAPTNSVLLGYDIGVMSGAVLYIKDNLKISSTQVEILVGCLNVCSLIGSLASGRTSDYIGRRYTIVLAAATFLVGALLMGLAPSFIFLMAGRVVAGIGVGYSLMIAPVYTAELSPATTRGFLSSLPEVFINIGILLGYVSNYALSSLPENMNWRLMLGLAALPAIIVAFCVLVMPESPRWLVMKGRFGDAKQVLIKTSDSKEEAELRLAEMIKAAKDLTPGAASSNWRGQGAWRELLCRPSRPIRRILIAAIGVNFFMQASGNDAVVYYSPEVFKDAGIQSTRQLVGVTVIMGIAKTFFVLVSALFLDRFGRRPLLLLGSTGMAASLAALGVGSMYLEQSADKPVWAIALCIVAVCADVSFFSIGLGPVTWVYSSEIFPMRLRAQGSSLAISVNRLVSGIVAMTFLSISKLISFGGMFFSLAGIMVVGTVFFYFFLPETKGKTLEEIGVLFEDKISENQIHFVS